One Pagrus major chromosome 11, Pma_NU_1.0 genomic region harbors:
- the gorab gene encoding RAB6-interacting golgin, whose amino-acid sequence MSGWAGFSDAELRKIQQKDAAMPAAAARGRKPAPANRSRQQLQRERALQLAAQKTSGAPAPGLLLEQQLSTPPPKEEAVSQPMAPTGAPAVKQELQQKPNEVKSTENHQPGSEEETPAVKELEKQEVELREKTRLEQLQQEQKIIEERNRRKKALLTKTIAEKSKQTQAEAVKLRRIQKELQALDDMVSNDIGILRGRIEQSSWEYSAARKRYEKAEAEYVTAKLDLHKKTEVKEQLTEHLCAIIQQNELRKAMKLEELMQQLQLQATEEELERQKVEEEEAEKKRRSCVETQRNGSVENQEEAVQSTKDCRPTEEETVKEERGGDVQQEHHPTTDAATTEQDCKTLENCVQSEAEAS is encoded by the exons ATGAGCGGCTGGGCCGGTTTTTCTGATGCGGAATTACGGAAGATTCAGCAGAAAG ACGCAGCGATGCCCGCTGCGGCAGCCCGCGGTCGGAAACCGGCTCCAGCCAACCGGAGTCGGCAGCAGCTCCAGCGGGAGAGGGCCCTCCAGCTGGCCGCTCAGAAGACCAGCGGAGCCCCGGCACCTGGCCTCCTCCTGGAGCAACAACTCAGCACACCGCCGCCGAAGGAAGAGGCTGTGTCTCAGCCCATGGCCCCTACAGGAGCTCCGGCTGTCAaacaggagctgcagcagaaaccAAACGAGGTGAAGTCGACTGAAAACCATCAGCCGGGTTCAGAGGAGGAAACCCCGGCTGTTAAAGAGCTGGAGAAACAAGAGGTGGAACT ACGGGAGAAGACGCGtctggagcagctgcagcaggagcaaAAGATAATCGAAGAGAGGAATAGGCGCAAGAAAGCTCTGCTGACAAAAACTATCGCTGAGAA GTCTAAACAGACTCAGGCAGAGGCTGTGAAGCTGAGGAGGATCCAGAAGGAGCTCCAGGCCCTCGATGACATGGTGTCCAATGATATCGGCATCCTGAGAGGAAGGATAGAGCAATCGAGCTGGGAATACTCCGCTGCCAG AAAGCGTTACGAGAAGGCGGAGGCCGAGTACGTGACGGCCAAGCTGGACCTGCACAAGAAGACGGAGGTGAAGGAGCAGCTGACGGAGCACCTCTGCGCCATCATCCAGCAGAATGAGCTGCGTAAAGCCATGAAGCTGGAGGAGCtgatgcagcagctgcagcttcaggccactgaggaggagctggagaggcagaaggtggaggaggaggaggcggagaagaagaggagaagctGTGTGGAGACGCAGAGAAACGGTTCAGTGGAGAATCAGGAGGAAGCGGTGCAATCAACCAAAGACTGTAGACCCACGGAGGAAGAGAcagtgaaggaggagagaggaggtgacgTCCAGCAGGAGCACCACCCGACGACTGACGCAGCAACGACTGAACAAGACTGTAAAACACTAGAAAACTGTGTTCAGAGTGAAGCCGAGGCCTCCTGA